The nucleotide window CGCAAACGCTGGAGAAGGTGCAAAAAAGATAGCTGCCAGCGCTTTCCTGGCAAGGGCTGGAGCCTTGTTTGGCTTCAATCCCTGTGCGCGCCGGGCCGTTCCACCTGCAGGTCGCTCAGCACGCGCAGCAGCGCGCGGTTCACGCTCTCCGGATCCATCTCGTGCGTTTCGCACAGGGTGCGCACGACCTTGGCGTCGTCGTGTTCGAGGGCGCAGGCCATCTGCAGCGCGGGCGCGTAGGGGCCGGTCTGCAGCACGATGGCGTCGGCAATGCGGTCCGACAGCGGCAGGCGCCGCAGGATGGTGCCCATGGGCTCGTTCAGCAGTTCGTCGAGCTGCGAGAACAGGCCGGTGAGGTAGACCTCGCGGCGCAGGTTGTGCTCGATGCCGGCTTCCACCAGGCGCTCGGTGAGCCGGGCGCGCAGCACCATGGCTTCGCGGATGGGCTGCAGGTTCGGGTCCTGGCTGGCGTGGGGCAACTGGTTCGCCAGCCAGCGCTGCAGCGTGCCGTAGCCCATCATGACCAGGCCGCGGCGCAGCGAATCGACGCCGGTGCGCAGGCCCAGCGCGGCCGAGTTGGTGTAGACCATGAAGCGGTAGGCCAGCAGCGGCTCCTCGCCCAGGATGTGCTCGAAGGCTTCGAGCGACTGCTCGGCGTCGATGGCCTTCATCAGGCGCAGCACGCTCTCGCGCGCGGGCTGCAGGGGCTGGTGGCGCAGGCCGTAGAGCACGTCTTCGACGGGCCAGCCGGCCACGGCCACGGCGCGGTGCCGGTCCAGGCACAGCGAGGCCAGGGCGAGGTTGGGCAGGTTCTCGTACATCTGCCCGTCGATCAGCGGGCTGGGGCGTGGCGGGGTGGCCGGGCGCTGCACGCCGGTGCCCGGGGTGCGCGGGGCCACCGACTGCAGCGCGGTCACCACGTCCTGCGGCGACAGGTTCAACAGGCTGTTGTCGAAGCAGGTGGCGATGTCGGCGGGCGGCAGCTGCGCCAGCTCGCCGCGCCACA belongs to Acidovorax sp. YS12 and includes:
- a CDS encoding histidine kinase; the protein is MVQSVLGSLTLGYRPLWNASRHLAGVQLYVQDDPAITVDAPHLLRTLQELWSASSPPLLLSPQSRQLLLQLLQQAPRGSPWIEVRGDWLADSTLFAAVQAGHQRGLKLVWRGELAQLPPADIATCFDNSLLNLSPQDVVTALQSVAPRTPGTGVQRPATPPRPSPLIDGQMYENLPNLALASLCLDRHRAVAVAGWPVEDVLYGLRHQPLQPARESVLRLMKAIDAEQSLEAFEHILGEEPLLAYRFMVYTNSAALGLRTGVDSLRRGLVMMGYGTLQRWLANQLPHASQDPNLQPIREAMVLRARLTERLVEAGIEHNLRREVYLTGLFSQLDELLNEPMGTILRRLPLSDRIADAIVLQTGPYAPALQMACALEHDDAKVVRTLCETHEMDPESVNRALLRVLSDLQVERPGAHRD